A region of Streptomyces rubradiris DNA encodes the following proteins:
- a CDS encoding TPMT family class I SAM-dependent methyltransferase, translating into MGEQFDTVLDCALFHAFSETERVRYAGSLATVMPPDARLFLLCISDRHHPGSGPRRESQGGIRARRVSQDEIRATFADGWRVDSIEPATLENNRDIDGAPGWLAAITRT; encoded by the coding sequence TTGGGCGAGCAGTTCGACACCGTGCTCGACTGCGCCCTGTTCCACGCGTTCAGCGAGACCGAACGCGTCCGCTACGCCGGCAGCCTGGCCACCGTGATGCCGCCGGACGCGCGGTTGTTCCTGCTCTGCATCAGCGACCGCCATCACCCCGGCAGCGGACCGCGACGGGAGAGCCAGGGCGGGATCCGCGCCAGGCGGGTGAGCCAGGACGAAATCCGGGCCACCTTCGCCGACGGCTGGCGGGTCGATTCGATCGAACCCGCGACATTGGAGAACAACAGAGACATCGACGGGGCACCGGGCTGGCTGGCCGCGATCACCCGCACCTGA
- a CDS encoding class I SAM-dependent methyltransferase — MGGSKVEGFDAHYAGTPLWDLGRPQTALRDLAEAGAFRGRVLDVGCGTGEVALMAAALGLPTVGIDSASTAIGIARRKAEERGLPARFLVGDALNSATWASSSTPCSTAPCSTRSARPNASATPAAWPP; from the coding sequence ATGGGTGGCAGCAAGGTGGAGGGCTTCGACGCGCACTACGCCGGAACACCGCTCTGGGACCTCGGCCGCCCCCAGACGGCCCTGCGCGACCTCGCCGAGGCGGGCGCCTTCCGCGGCCGGGTGCTCGACGTCGGGTGCGGCACCGGCGAGGTCGCGCTCATGGCGGCGGCCCTCGGCCTGCCGACGGTCGGCATCGACTCGGCGTCGACGGCGATCGGGATCGCGCGGCGCAAAGCGGAAGAGCGCGGCCTGCCGGCGCGCTTCCTGGTCGGGGACGCACTCAACTCGGCGACTTGGGCGAGCAGTTCGACACCGTGCTCGACTGCGCCCTGTTCCACGCGTTCAGCGAGACCGAACGCGTCCGCTACGCCGGCAGCCTGGCCACCGTGA
- a CDS encoding methyltransferase domain-containing protein, translating to MDGFELHDLARKLLRIGEDALPDPTGVRQLSPGVRHVMTDVFEHPDTSVTEIANRTGFPASHVETSVATLRDRGAVTTAAAPDGQTVVRAAARHRSAGRAAARIDEQLAAAAGIQDPGQAKELVETLEQLARRLTDALSPEHFNARYAGTPPWETGRPQPALRDLAEAGAFRGRVLDVGCGTGEVALMAAALGLPTVGIDPASTAIEIARRKAEERGLQARFLVGDALELGAMGEQFDTVLDCGLFHVFSDAERVRYADSLATVMPPDARLFLLCFSDRHPPDIGPRRVSQDEIRATFADGWRVDSIEPAMLENNKYVDGVLAWLASITRT from the coding sequence ATGGACGGCTTCGAACTGCACGACCTCGCGCGCAAGCTGCTGCGGATCGGCGAGGACGCCCTCCCGGACCCCACCGGTGTGCGACAGCTGTCTCCCGGCGTGCGTCACGTCATGACCGACGTGTTCGAACACCCGGACACCTCGGTCACCGAGATCGCCAACCGCACCGGCTTCCCGGCGAGCCACGTGGAGACGAGCGTCGCCACCCTGCGCGACCGGGGTGCGGTCACCACCGCGGCCGCCCCGGACGGACAAACGGTCGTCCGGGCGGCTGCCCGGCACAGGAGCGCCGGCCGAGCCGCCGCGCGGATCGACGAGCAGCTCGCCGCGGCCGCCGGGATCCAAGACCCCGGCCAGGCCAAGGAATTGGTCGAGACACTCGAGCAACTGGCGCGCCGGCTCACCGATGCCCTGTCCCCCGAGCATTTCAACGCGCGGTATGCGGGTACGCCGCCCTGGGAAACCGGCCGTCCGCAACCGGCCCTGCGCGACCTCGCCGAGGCGGGCGCCTTCCGCGGCCGGGTGCTCGACGTCGGGTGCGGCACCGGCGAGGTCGCGCTCATGGCGGCGGCCCTCGGCCTGCCGACGGTCGGCATCGACCCGGCGTCGACGGCGATCGAGATCGCGCGGCGCAAAGCGGAAGAGCGCGGCCTGCAGGCGCGCTTCCTGGTCGGGGACGCACTCGAACTCGGCGCCATGGGCGAGCAGTTCGACACCGTGCTCGACTGCGGCCTGTTCCACGTGTTCAGCGACGCCGAACGAGTCCGCTACGCCGACAGCCTGGCCACCGTGATGCCGCCGGACGCGCGGTTGTTCCTGCTCTGCTTCAGCGACCGCCATCCACCCGATATCGGACCGCGGCGGGTGAGCCAGGACGAAATCCGGGCCACCTTCGCCGACGGCTGGCGGGTCGATTCGATCGAACCCGCGATGCTGGAGAACAACAAATATGTCGACGGAGTGCTGGCCTGGCTGGCCAGTATCACCCGCACCTGA
- a CDS encoding ANL family adenylate-forming protein, whose translation MSTTHVHYVQQLLTHFDADPDRPAMVSGDVPFSAGELADAVRRAAAAMGRHGVGRGDVVCILTEPNTAATLILRWAANLVGATAAHVRGMNAVVPDDELRMDLQRAIVSDVGARMLAVDPANEARARELLVNATGRPVLAVLGAGQPDTVDLTAGCGDGVGPCPDITDSDLAVITQTSGASGLPKGVCWPFGVKNDMAASAIDRSSRTNVLITAPLTHSSGFAADDTLITGGMVVLHPGFDAAAVLHAIAQHRIGRLILGTPQVYALAEHPDRAATDLSSLTELIYTGSPGAPLKLRKAREIFGPVLIQVYGTTETGVLTMLPPGDHDDLRACSSAGRPVNPEALSIRHPDTGAVLPVGEVGEVCAVPRWPTAGYWHEPALTAALVRDGWVRTGDLGHLDTDGYLHLTGRLANMMKVKGIRIHPEQVEKVLRQAPGVSQAAVCGVEDADRVEHIYAAVVPEPGADPDPRELRRHVAEALSDTYVPRLIDIRRKLPTTGWDKPDRVRLRADARAALTRPAPQA comes from the coding sequence ATGAGTACCACGCATGTGCATTATGTTCAGCAGCTGCTGACTCATTTCGATGCCGATCCGGATCGCCCTGCCATGGTCAGCGGGGACGTCCCCTTCTCCGCCGGGGAGCTGGCCGACGCCGTTCGCCGGGCCGCGGCCGCGATGGGCCGCCACGGCGTCGGCCGCGGTGACGTCGTCTGCATCCTGACCGAGCCCAACACCGCGGCCACACTGATCCTGCGGTGGGCGGCCAACCTGGTGGGGGCGACCGCCGCACATGTGCGTGGGATGAATGCGGTGGTGCCTGACGACGAGTTGCGCATGGACTTGCAGCGCGCCATCGTCTCGGATGTCGGCGCCCGGATGCTGGCGGTCGACCCGGCCAACGAGGCACGGGCACGGGAGCTGCTGGTGAACGCGACCGGTCGGCCGGTCCTGGCCGTACTGGGCGCAGGACAGCCGGACACGGTGGATTTGACCGCCGGCTGCGGTGACGGAGTAGGCCCGTGCCCGGACATCACCGACAGCGACCTCGCGGTGATCACCCAGACCAGTGGGGCGAGCGGCCTGCCGAAGGGTGTCTGCTGGCCCTTCGGCGTCAAGAACGACATGGCCGCATCGGCCATCGACCGCAGCAGCCGGACGAACGTCCTGATCACCGCACCGCTCACCCATTCCAGCGGGTTCGCCGCGGACGACACGCTCATCACCGGCGGCATGGTCGTCCTGCATCCCGGCTTCGACGCCGCGGCCGTGCTCCACGCGATCGCGCAGCACCGCATCGGCCGGCTCATCCTCGGCACCCCGCAGGTGTACGCACTGGCCGAGCACCCGGACCGGGCGGCCACCGACCTGTCCAGCCTGACCGAGCTGATCTACACCGGCAGCCCCGGGGCACCGCTCAAGCTGCGCAAGGCCCGGGAAATCTTCGGCCCCGTACTGATCCAGGTCTACGGCACGACCGAGACCGGAGTGCTCACCATGCTCCCCCCCGGCGACCACGACGACCTGCGCGCCTGCTCCAGCGCGGGCCGGCCGGTCAACCCAGAGGCGCTCAGCATCCGGCACCCCGACACCGGCGCGGTACTGCCCGTCGGCGAGGTCGGCGAGGTCTGCGCGGTTCCACGCTGGCCCACGGCCGGCTACTGGCACGAGCCGGCACTCACCGCGGCACTCGTCCGCGACGGCTGGGTGCGCACCGGCGACCTCGGGCACCTCGACACCGACGGCTACCTGCACCTGACCGGCCGGCTCGCGAACATGATGAAGGTCAAGGGAATCCGCATCCACCCCGAGCAGGTGGAGAAGGTGCTCAGGCAGGCCCCGGGCGTGTCCCAGGCCGCCGTATGCGGGGTCGAGGACGCCGACCGGGTGGAGCACATCTACGCCGCCGTCGTGCCCGAGCCCGGCGCCGACCCGGATCCCCGGGAACTGCGCCGTCACGTCGCCGAGGCACTGTCCGACACCTACGTCCCCCGCCTGATCGACATTCGCCGGAAACTGCCGACGACCGGCTGGGACAAACCCGATCGGGTCCGGCTGCGGGCCGACGCCCGCGCCGCACTGACCCGGCCCGCCCCCCAGGCCTGA